A portion of the Rhodopseudomonas sp. BAL398 genome contains these proteins:
- a CDS encoding FUSC family protein, whose amino-acid sequence MKQFWARHLAPLRPRRPQWNLALRVTLAATSALAAGLALHLRLPLWAVLTAIIVTQMSVGGSLKVAADYLIGTVGGALYGGAISIFVPHHGELALLGVLVLAVAPLALLAAVKPRLNIATVTAIIVLLVPTMTPVNPLDSAVDRVLEVGVGAVVGLVVSFFILPSRAQGLAIAAAARALDLMAVALGELLAGLTGGHDTDALHRLQDGIGQALVTLTGISAEAQRERATGLSRGPDPAPQLRNLLRLRHDLVIVGRAAASPLPPALQERLGPSLQGVRAAATTYLSASAAALREQQGPPPLAPVRAALDAYAAEVAAVRRDGLVRPMSGEMIERFFALGFALEQLHQNFRDLEMRVAERAKPGLLVAKPPAA is encoded by the coding sequence ATGAAACAATTCTGGGCGCGACATCTCGCGCCGCTACGGCCGCGTCGGCCGCAATGGAACTTGGCGCTGCGGGTAACGCTGGCGGCGACGTCGGCGTTGGCGGCGGGGCTGGCGCTGCATCTGCGGCTGCCGCTATGGGCGGTGCTCACGGCGATCATCGTGACGCAAATGAGCGTCGGCGGCTCGCTGAAGGTTGCGGCGGATTATCTGATCGGCACCGTCGGCGGCGCGCTCTATGGCGGCGCGATCTCCATTTTCGTGCCGCATCATGGCGAACTGGCGCTGCTTGGCGTGCTGGTGCTGGCGGTCGCGCCGCTGGCGCTGCTCGCGGCGGTCAAGCCCCGCCTGAACATCGCCACCGTCACGGCGATCATCGTCCTGCTGGTGCCGACCATGACGCCGGTCAATCCGCTGGATTCTGCGGTCGATCGGGTTCTGGAGGTCGGGGTCGGGGCCGTGGTCGGGCTGGTGGTGTCGTTCTTCATTCTGCCATCGCGCGCCCAGGGTCTTGCCATCGCGGCCGCGGCGCGCGCGCTCGATCTGATGGCGGTGGCGCTTGGCGAATTGCTGGCCGGGTTGACCGGCGGCCACGACACCGATGCGTTGCACCGGCTGCAGGACGGCATCGGCCAGGCGCTGGTGACCTTGACCGGGATCAGCGCCGAGGCCCAGCGCGAGCGCGCCACCGGCCTGTCGCGGGGGCCGGACCCGGCGCCGCAGCTGCGAAATCTCCTGCGGTTGCGCCATGATCTGGTGATTGTCGGCCGCGCCGCTGCCAGCCCGCTGCCGCCGGCGCTGCAGGAACGCCTGGGGCCGTCGCTGCAGGGCGTCCGCGCCGCAGCCACCACCTATCTGTCGGCCAGCGCCGCCGCGCTGCGCGAACAGCAGGGACCGCCGCCTCTAGCGCCGGTCCGCGCCGCGTTGGATGCCTATGCGGCCGAGGTCGCGGCAGTGCGGCGGGATGGGCTGGTCCGGCCGATGTCCGGCGAGATGATCGAGCGGTTCTTCGCGCTCGGCTTTGCGCTCGAACAGCTACATCAGAATTTTCGTGATCTGGAGATGAGGGTGGCCGAGCGCGCCAAGCCCGGCCTGCTTGTCGCCAAGCCTCCAGCGGCCTGA
- a CDS encoding DUF2867 domain-containing protein yields the protein MQIDAVEPDVDADALLPGAQFIDAFRVEIHDPTLDARHAAIRMIEHGPRWIDALMALRNLIVAPFGLKTPAPGKSAAGDRIGIFPVVSETSEQIVAGFNDSHLDFRVVVNVGHGATGRSVTTSTLVLTHNRLGRAYLATIMPFHRLVVRSMLRRLAD from the coding sequence ATGCAGATCGATGCGGTCGAGCCGGATGTCGATGCCGATGCGTTGTTGCCCGGCGCGCAATTCATCGACGCCTTTCGGGTCGAGATCCATGATCCGACACTCGATGCCCGCCACGCCGCGATCCGGATGATCGAGCACGGGCCGCGCTGGATCGACGCGCTGATGGCGCTGCGCAACCTCATTGTTGCACCGTTCGGATTGAAGACCCCGGCGCCCGGCAAATCGGCCGCCGGCGACCGCATCGGGATCTTTCCGGTAGTGAGCGAAACGTCGGAGCAGATCGTCGCCGGGTTCAACGACAGCCATCTGGATTTCCGCGTGGTAGTCAACGTCGGCCACGGCGCGACCGGCCGCAGCGTCACAACCTCCACGCTGGTGCTGACCCACAATCGGCTTGGCCGGGCCTATCTGGCGACCATCATGCCGTTCCACCGGCTGGTGGTGCGCTCGATGCTGCGGCGACTGGCGGATTGA
- a CDS encoding DUF2269 family protein: MYDVFKVLHVVGVVILVGNVTITAFWKVFSDMTGDPRVIAHAQRGVTVADFIFTLAGIVLIMIGGYGAAILKDLPLFTSPWLVAGQILFAVSGVIWLGILVPLQIRQARVARSFAQGGEIPEGYRRDARLWIIWGVIATVPLVAAIYVMVVKI, encoded by the coding sequence ATGTACGACGTGTTCAAGGTGCTCCACGTGGTCGGCGTGGTTATTCTGGTCGGCAATGTGACGATCACCGCGTTCTGGAAGGTGTTTTCCGATATGACCGGCGATCCGCGCGTGATCGCCCATGCGCAGCGCGGCGTGACGGTCGCGGACTTCATCTTCACCCTGGCCGGCATCGTGCTGATCATGATCGGCGGCTATGGCGCCGCGATCCTCAAGGATCTGCCGCTGTTCACCTCGCCCTGGCTTGTCGCCGGACAGATCCTGTTCGCCGTCTCGGGGGTGATCTGGCTCGGGATTCTGGTGCCGCTGCAGATCAGGCAAGCGCGCGTGGCGCGCTCCTTCGCGCAGGGCGGCGAGATTCCGGAGGGCTACCGCCGCGACGCCCGCCTCTGGATTATCTGGGGCGTGATCGCCACGGTGCCGCTGGTTGCCGCGATCTATGTGATGGTGGTCAAGATCTAG
- a CDS encoding PHB depolymerase family esterase, protein MSLSRNIDFLNRLRKMNGISALDPSLWGGKPSGAGSRLVETAEFGPNPGDLRMFTFAPEGVTGKMPLVVVLHGCGQNAAGYEIGAGWSTLARRFGFALLMPEQKSANNSNGCFNWFVPEDTTRGSGEAASIRQMIDHVAGTHQIDRDQIFVTGLSAGGAMTAVMLATYPEVFAGGAIIAGLPFGIASNVQQALSGMMRSPAHSARELGDLVRNASAHKGPWPRLSVWHGSADRTVNPSNADEIVKQWLDLHQLPAAPMSEGIVDGYPRQVWWNADGETVIESYSITSMPHGTPLGLAANDERYGVEGAFLLEVGISSSYHIASFFGLTERIPQTIIPQTKAVAMPDLVAPKPERVEEIAQAYKVRAKGDRRADQRDPPGRRALDINGVITRALTAAGLMK, encoded by the coding sequence GTGTCATTGAGCCGCAACATCGATTTTCTCAACCGCTTACGAAAAATGAACGGAATCAGTGCGCTGGATCCGTCGCTGTGGGGTGGCAAGCCATCCGGCGCGGGCAGCAGACTGGTCGAAACCGCGGAGTTCGGGCCAAATCCTGGGGATCTGCGGATGTTCACCTTCGCCCCCGAGGGCGTTACGGGAAAGATGCCGCTGGTGGTGGTGTTGCACGGCTGTGGCCAGAACGCCGCCGGCTACGAGATTGGCGCCGGCTGGTCGACGCTGGCGCGGCGTTTTGGTTTCGCCCTGCTGATGCCGGAGCAGAAATCCGCGAACAATTCGAATGGCTGCTTCAACTGGTTTGTGCCCGAGGATACGACGCGCGGTAGCGGCGAGGCGGCGTCGATCCGGCAGATGATCGATCACGTCGCCGGCACGCATCAGATCGACCGCGATCAGATCTTTGTCACCGGCCTATCGGCTGGCGGCGCGATGACGGCGGTGATGCTGGCGACCTATCCGGAGGTGTTTGCCGGCGGCGCCATCATCGCCGGCTTGCCGTTCGGCATCGCCAGCAATGTCCAACAGGCGTTGAGCGGCATGATGCGCTCGCCGGCGCACTCTGCGCGCGAACTCGGCGATCTGGTGCGCAATGCCTCCGCGCATAAGGGGCCATGGCCGCGGCTGTCGGTGTGGCATGGCAGCGCCGATCGCACCGTCAATCCGTCCAACGCCGACGAAATCGTCAAGCAATGGCTCGACCTACATCAATTGCCGGCCGCGCCAATGTCGGAAGGCATCGTCGACGGCTATCCGCGGCAGGTCTGGTGGAATGCTGATGGCGAGACGGTGATCGAATCCTATTCCATCACCAGCATGCCGCATGGCACGCCGCTTGGGCTCGCCGCGAATGACGAACGTTACGGTGTCGAAGGCGCGTTCCTGCTCGAGGTCGGGATTTCGTCATCCTACCATATCGCCAGCTTCTTCGGTCTCACCGAGCGAATTCCGCAGACCATAATTCCGCAGACCAAGGCGGTGGCGATGCCCGACCTGGTGGCGCCGAAGCCGGAGCGGGTCGAGGAGATCGCACAGGCGTACAAGGTGCGCGCCAAGGGCGATCGCCGCGCCGATCAGCGCGATCCGCCGGGGCGGCGCGCGCTCGATATCAACGGCGTGATCACTCGGGCGCTGACTGCTGCGGGTCTGATGAAGTAA
- a CDS encoding hybrid sensor histidine kinase/response regulator, which yields MAGDFLTGGGEMGALTRAYDWSSNPIGPPQRWPQSLRTALRLLLNSNHPMFIWWGPDLIQFYNDAYRQTMGPERHPGALGQRGRDCWAEIWDVIGPQIEQVMSGGGATWNEDQLVPVTRHGRLEQVYWTYGYSPIDQDDSVGGVLVVCRDVTKEHLAATALREREAELTRVQQIGRIGGLEVDLRDGFRNRRSPEYLLLHGLPPEAAEETHEDWVRRIHPDDRAAAEHQFREAVDGDVREYHAQYRIIRPSDGQTRWISVRSIIERDDQGRAIRLVGAHTDVTEQVVAEQALRQSEEAYRELADQLVQLNATLAQRVQEKTRERDRIWDVSQDLLLVADRNGVWRTVNPAWTKTFGWSEAELLNRTSDWLDHPDDAALTRGQSKALRSGEISVKFESRFRHKDGSYRWLSWVAVSDANAIYAVARDITAEKAAAERLKSAEEALRQSQKMEAVGQLTGGIAHDFNNLLTGIVGSLDLMQVRLDQGRVENIPRYISAAMTSANRATALTHRLLAFARRQPLIPKPVDVNQLVVSLEDLLRRTIGEAIDLHIVAAANLWLTLCDPNQLESAVLNLVINARDAMPEGGRITITTRNVRFTSVNADAPALRPGDYVCVAVADSGAGMSAEVVARAFDPFFTTKPLGQGTGLGLSMIYGFAQQSNGHAEIDSKPGHGTEVRLYLPRQLGAIAAAVERMPAVAASAPSTGGTILVVEDEAVVRGIVVELLRDRGYRVLEACDGPSGLASLRHGERIDLLLTDIGLPGINGRQLADQALELRPALKVLFMTGYAESAAIAKGFLQPGMDMITKPFDLEELARRVRDMVAT from the coding sequence ATGGCCGGTGATTTTCTCACCGGCGGCGGAGAGATGGGCGCGTTGACGCGCGCTTATGACTGGTCATCGAACCCGATCGGTCCGCCACAGCGCTGGCCGCAGAGCCTGCGCACTGCCTTGCGGTTATTGCTGAACAGCAACCACCCGATGTTCATCTGGTGGGGACCGGATCTCATCCAGTTCTACAACGACGCCTATCGCCAGACGATGGGGCCGGAGCGCCACCCTGGCGCGCTGGGCCAGCGTGGCCGCGACTGCTGGGCGGAAATCTGGGACGTGATCGGGCCGCAGATCGAGCAGGTGATGAGCGGCGGCGGCGCCACCTGGAACGAGGATCAACTGGTCCCGGTGACGCGTCATGGCCGGCTCGAGCAAGTGTACTGGACCTATGGCTACAGCCCGATCGATCAGGACGATTCGGTCGGCGGTGTGCTGGTGGTCTGTCGCGACGTGACCAAGGAGCATCTGGCGGCGACGGCGCTACGCGAACGCGAGGCCGAGCTGACGCGGGTGCAGCAGATTGGCCGGATCGGCGGGCTCGAGGTCGACCTGCGCGACGGCTTCCGCAACCGGCGCTCGCCGGAATATCTGTTGCTGCACGGCCTGCCGCCGGAGGCGGCCGAGGAAACCCATGAGGACTGGGTGCGGCGGATCCATCCCGACGATCGCGCGGCGGCGGAGCACCAGTTCCGCGAGGCGGTCGACGGCGACGTCCGCGAATATCACGCGCAATACCGGATCATTCGCCCGAGCGATGGCCAGACCCGCTGGATCTCGGTCCGCTCGATCATCGAGCGCGACGATCAAGGCCGCGCGATCCGGCTGGTCGGCGCCCACACCGACGTCACCGAACAGGTGGTCGCCGAACAGGCGCTGCGGCAAAGCGAGGAGGCCTACCGCGAACTCGCCGATCAGCTGGTACAATTGAATGCCACGCTGGCGCAGCGGGTGCAGGAAAAGACCCGCGAGCGCGACCGGATCTGGGACGTGTCGCAGGACCTGCTGCTCGTCGCCGACCGCAATGGCGTGTGGCGCACGGTCAATCCGGCGTGGACGAAGACCTTCGGCTGGAGCGAGGCGGAATTGCTGAACCGCACCTCCGATTGGCTGGACCATCCCGACGACGCCGCATTGACGCGCGGGCAATCGAAGGCGCTCAGGAGCGGCGAAATCAGCGTCAAATTCGAAAGCCGGTTTCGCCACAAGGACGGGTCCTATCGCTGGCTCTCCTGGGTAGCGGTGTCCGACGCCAACGCCATCTATGCGGTGGCCCGCGACATCACCGCCGAGAAGGCCGCCGCGGAGCGGCTGAAATCGGCGGAGGAGGCGCTGCGCCAGTCGCAGAAGATGGAGGCGGTCGGTCAGCTGACCGGCGGCATCGCCCACGACTTCAACAATCTGCTGACCGGCATCGTCGGCTCGCTCGACCTGATGCAGGTCCGGCTCGATCAGGGCCGCGTCGAAAACATCCCACGCTATATCAGCGCGGCGATGACCTCGGCCAATCGCGCCACGGCGCTGACCCACCGCCTGCTGGCCTTCGCGCGGCGCCAGCCGCTGATCCCCAAACCGGTCGACGTCAATCAGCTGGTGGTGTCGCTGGAGGATCTGCTGCGCCGGACCATCGGCGAGGCCATCGACCTTCACATCGTCGCCGCGGCCAATCTGTGGCTGACGCTGTGCGATCCGAACCAGCTCGAAAGCGCGGTGCTCAATCTGGTGATCAATGCCCGCGACGCCATGCCGGAGGGCGGCAGGATCACGATCACGACGCGCAATGTCCGGTTCACGTCGGTCAACGCCGATGCGCCGGCGCTGCGGCCAGGCGATTACGTCTGCGTCGCGGTCGCCGACAGCGGCGCCGGGATGAGCGCCGAGGTTGTGGCGCGGGCTTTCGATCCGTTCTTCACCACCAAGCCGCTTGGCCAGGGCACCGGGCTCGGTCTGTCGATGATTTATGGCTTCGCGCAGCAATCCAACGGCCACGCCGAGATCGACAGCAAGCCGGGGCACGGAACCGAAGTGAGGCTCTATCTGCCGCGCCAGCTCGGCGCCATCGCCGCAGCCGTCGAGCGCATGCCGGCTGTCGCTGCGTCGGCTCCGTCAACCGGAGGAACCATATTGGTGGTCGAGGACGAGGCGGTGGTCCGCGGCATCGTCGTTGAATTGCTGCGGGACCGGGGCTACCGCGTATTGGAAGCGTGCGACGGGCCTTCGGGACTTGCGTCCCTGCGGCACGGCGAGCGGATCGATCTGCTGCTGACAGACATCGGACTGCCGGGCATCAACGGTCGCCAGCTAGCCGACCAGGCGCTTGAACTCCGTCCCGCGCTGAAGGTTCTGTTCATGACTGGCTATGCCGAAAGCGCGGCGATCGCCAAGGGCTTCCTGCAGCCCGGCATGGACATGATTACCAAGCCGTTCGATCTGGAGGAGCTGGCGCGGCGCGTTCGCGACATGGTCGCGACGTAG
- a CDS encoding DUF1236 domain-containing protein, with the protein MIRRLIATTAVVLTMTAPAIVHAQGVPGGIERGAHEGGKAAGPVGAIVGGTIGGVVGGVAGILGVDERPRFRTYVVEQKRPSYRYEQEVRVGTVLPESGLSYYEVPEQYGHAHEYRYTVVNGRTVLVEPRTRRIVEIVE; encoded by the coding sequence ATGATTCGCCGCCTTATCGCGACCACCGCCGTTGTCCTCACGATGACAGCTCCTGCCATCGTTCATGCCCAAGGCGTTCCCGGCGGCATTGAACGTGGCGCCCACGAAGGCGGCAAGGCCGCCGGCCCAGTCGGCGCGATTGTCGGCGGCACCATCGGTGGCGTTGTCGGCGGCGTTGCGGGCATCCTGGGCGTCGATGAGCGTCCGCGCTTTCGCACCTATGTGGTCGAGCAGAAGCGCCCCTCGTATCGGTACGAGCAGGAAGTGCGCGTCGGTACCGTTCTGCCGGAGAGCGGCTTGAGCTATTACGAAGTGCCGGAACAATACGGCCATGCTCACGAATATCGTTACACCGTCGTCAATGGCCGCACCGTTCTGGTCGAGCCGCGGACCCGGCGGATCGTCGAGATCGTCGAGTAA
- a CDS encoding MBL fold metallo-hydrolase, which translates to MTEQTDGPGHSAAKAGAAIIPVTPFQQNCTLLWCETTKKAVVVDPGGDVPEILAAIKQAGVSVEQIWLTHGHIDHVGGAAELRDALKVPIEGPHIDDKFLLDNVVNSGRSFGMTGVRDFAPDRWLADGDSVKIGELSFAILHCPGHSPGSVVFFNDAMRFAMVGDVVFAGSVGRTDLPGGNHATLIESITKKLLPLGDDVGFICGHGPGSSIGQERMTNPFLTGEM; encoded by the coding sequence ATGACAGAGCAAACCGACGGCCCCGGCCACAGCGCGGCGAAAGCCGGAGCGGCCATCATTCCGGTCACGCCATTCCAGCAAAACTGCACGCTGTTGTGGTGCGAGACGACCAAAAAGGCCGTGGTAGTCGATCCTGGCGGTGACGTCCCGGAGATCCTCGCTGCGATCAAGCAGGCGGGGGTGAGCGTCGAGCAGATCTGGCTCACCCATGGCCATATCGATCACGTCGGCGGCGCCGCCGAACTGCGCGACGCGCTGAAGGTGCCGATCGAGGGGCCGCACATCGACGACAAATTCCTGCTCGACAATGTCGTCAACAGCGGACGCAGCTTCGGCATGACCGGCGTGCGCGACTTCGCGCCGGACCGCTGGCTCGCCGATGGCGACAGCGTCAAGATCGGCGAGTTGAGTTTTGCGATTTTGCATTGCCCCGGTCATTCGCCGGGCAGCGTCGTGTTCTTCAACGACGCGATGCGCTTTGCAATGGTGGGCGACGTCGTATTCGCCGGTTCGGTGGGACGCACCGACCTGCCCGGCGGCAATCACGCCACGCTTATCGAATCGATCACCAAGAAACTATTGCCGCTCGGCGACGACGTCGGCTTCATCTGCGGGCATGGTCCGGGATCGAGCATCGGCCAGGAGCGCATGACCAATCCGTTTCTGACCGGAGAGATGTGA